One Microbacterium esteraromaticum genomic window carries:
- the glpX gene encoding class II fructose-bisphosphatase, whose product MTSVETVTATENHDAPLYNHPDRNLALELVRATEAAAIRASPFVGRGDKNGADGAAVDAMRKFLSTVKFAGTVVIGEGEKDQAPMLYNGEQVGTGDGPAYDIAVDPIDGTSLAASGRRNAISMIAAADRGSMLDASQVFYMQKIVAGPEARGHLDLAAPIADNIHALASALGKPVDEIQVGVLDRPRHETLIEEIRAAGAATRLLLDGDVAGGIQAASFDGALDLCVGVGGSPEGVATACAIRALGGFMQARLAPSGDDERRRGEAAGLRFGYVYDATELVTSENTVFVATGVTDGNLVSGVRRRGRGIRTESIVLRSQSGTVRRVVADHVASKWL is encoded by the coding sequence GTGACCTCCGTCGAGACTGTCACAGCGACCGAGAACCACGACGCGCCGCTCTACAACCACCCGGATCGGAACCTCGCACTCGAGCTGGTCCGGGCGACGGAGGCGGCTGCCATCCGCGCATCGCCGTTCGTCGGTCGAGGTGACAAGAACGGTGCGGACGGCGCGGCGGTGGACGCCATGCGGAAGTTCCTCAGTACCGTGAAGTTCGCCGGTACCGTCGTCATCGGGGAGGGCGAGAAGGACCAGGCGCCGATGCTCTACAACGGTGAGCAGGTAGGCACCGGAGACGGGCCGGCGTATGACATCGCTGTGGATCCCATCGACGGCACGTCGCTCGCCGCATCGGGGCGCCGCAATGCGATCTCGATGATTGCGGCCGCTGACCGGGGCAGCATGCTCGACGCTTCGCAGGTCTTCTATATGCAGAAGATCGTGGCCGGCCCCGAAGCCCGTGGACACCTGGACCTCGCTGCACCCATCGCTGACAACATTCATGCGCTGGCCTCTGCTCTCGGCAAGCCGGTGGACGAGATCCAGGTCGGGGTCCTTGACAGGCCTCGTCACGAGACCCTCATCGAGGAGATCCGCGCAGCCGGTGCCGCAACCCGCCTTCTTCTCGATGGCGATGTCGCCGGCGGCATCCAGGCTGCGTCGTTCGATGGAGCGCTGGACCTCTGTGTCGGCGTCGGCGGGAGCCCCGAGGGGGTTGCGACCGCCTGCGCGATCCGGGCTCTCGGTGGGTTCATGCAGGCGCGCCTCGCGCCCAGCGGCGACGATGAGAGACGCCGCGGTGAAGCAGCCGGGCTCCGTTTCGGCTACGTGTACGACGCCACCGAGCTCGTGACGAGCGAGAACACGGTGTTCGTGGCGACCGGGGTCACCGATGGCAACCTCGTCAGCGGAGTGCGTCGTCGAGGGCGCGGTATCCGGACGGAGAGCATCG
- a CDS encoding alcohol dehydrogenase catalytic domain-containing protein, whose amino-acid sequence MTNTMRAAVADGNGGVEIRDLPIPAAKHGWVVIAPVGTGVCGTDLHLVQGDYPHGRFPVVPGHEFAGYVTEVGAGVTALKEGDYVGVNPNISCGECTWCLRGATNLCVNILPVGVAVDGSVAEYVAVPERIVFPLDKRITHQSAPLIEPFACVLHALERVPDWRDQEMAIFGAGSIGLMAIILARAEGATGVRVVEPNAARRAAALELGAAQAVASADELDRGEFDLALDASGHPVAITQAIESLGNRGRLVQMGVASPTATVALSPYAVFAKELSIIGSNSLAEKYQESAARMVDLQSELTSLVTATFSLEEYAQALKAATSPDQIKIQVVV is encoded by the coding sequence ATGACCAACACCATGCGTGCCGCTGTTGCTGACGGAAACGGAGGGGTCGAGATCCGCGACCTGCCGATCCCAGCCGCGAAACACGGATGGGTGGTGATCGCCCCAGTGGGCACGGGCGTCTGCGGCACGGACCTGCACCTCGTTCAGGGAGACTATCCGCACGGCCGTTTCCCCGTCGTCCCCGGCCACGAGTTCGCCGGATACGTCACCGAAGTCGGCGCGGGGGTGACCGCCCTGAAGGAGGGCGACTACGTCGGAGTGAACCCCAACATCTCGTGTGGCGAGTGCACCTGGTGTCTGCGCGGTGCGACCAACCTCTGCGTCAACATCCTGCCGGTGGGCGTGGCCGTTGACGGATCGGTCGCTGAGTACGTGGCGGTGCCTGAGCGCATCGTATTCCCGCTCGACAAGCGCATCACCCACCAATCGGCGCCTCTCATCGAGCCGTTCGCATGCGTCCTGCACGCCCTCGAGCGCGTGCCGGACTGGCGGGACCAGGAGATGGCCATCTTCGGGGCCGGATCCATCGGCCTCATGGCCATCATCCTCGCCAGGGCCGAGGGCGCGACAGGCGTCCGTGTCGTTGAGCCGAACGCGGCCCGCCGCGCAGCGGCTCTCGAGCTGGGAGCCGCACAGGCGGTCGCCTCCGCCGACGAGCTCGACCGCGGCGAGTTCGACCTCGCTCTCGACGCGAGCGGTCACCCGGTCGCCATCACGCAGGCCATCGAGTCCCTCGGCAACCGCGGGCGTCTGGTGCAGATGGGTGTCGCCTCACCGACGGCGACCGTCGCGCTCAGCCCTTATGCGGTGTTCGCCAAGGAGCTGAGCATCATCGGCTCCAACTCCCTTGCGGAGAAGTACCAAGAGTCCGCCGCCCGAATGGTGGATCTGCAGAGCGAGCTCACCAGCCTCGTCACCGCGACCTTCTCGCTGGAAGAGTATGCGCAGGCCCTGAAGGCGGCCACGAGCCCCGACCAGATCAAGATCCAGGTTGTGGTGTGA
- a CDS encoding carbohydrate ABC transporter permease has protein sequence MTTTASLNTRAVVTRNKTPQPRPRRTRGRATRITMGVLGWASSLILFFPVAYMVMKSFQTETVAASATPQFFFVPTFEHYVETFDQGIWPYALNSVIVTGVSTLIVIALALPAAWALSVRAIQNPQDSLFFFISTKMMPIAAGIIPIYVVATNLELLNTTQILIIMHLGMNLPLGIWMLRSFMQEIPLEIIEAAQVDGAGGWRIGWSVVLPLMRPGIASTALLCAVFSWNEYFFAANLTNSNSTLPLFLQKFLSFGELYTAQVAAVATIVSIPVVIAGWIAQKSLVRGLLFGAVK, from the coding sequence ATGACCACCACGGCTTCGCTCAATACCCGGGCTGTCGTCACGCGCAACAAGACCCCGCAGCCCAGACCACGTCGAACTCGCGGACGGGCCACCCGCATCACCATGGGCGTCCTCGGCTGGGCATCGAGCCTCATCCTCTTCTTCCCTGTCGCATACATGGTGATGAAGAGCTTCCAGACGGAGACTGTGGCCGCGTCTGCCACGCCGCAGTTCTTCTTCGTCCCGACCTTCGAGCACTATGTCGAGACATTCGACCAGGGCATCTGGCCCTACGCGCTCAACTCCGTGATCGTGACGGGTGTCTCCACGCTCATCGTCATCGCCCTCGCGCTTCCTGCAGCATGGGCGTTGTCGGTTCGCGCGATCCAGAACCCGCAGGACTCGCTGTTCTTCTTCATCTCCACGAAGATGATGCCGATTGCTGCAGGAATCATCCCCATCTACGTGGTGGCGACGAACCTCGAGCTTCTGAACACGACGCAGATCCTCATCATCATGCACCTCGGCATGAACCTGCCTCTGGGCATCTGGATGCTGCGTTCATTCATGCAGGAGATCCCGTTGGAGATCATCGAGGCAGCCCAAGTCGACGGCGCCGGCGGTTGGCGCATCGGCTGGTCCGTCGTATTGCCGCTGATGCGTCCAGGCATCGCATCGACCGCACTGCTGTGCGCGGTGTTCAGCTGGAACGAGTATTTCTTCGCTGCCAACCTGACCAACTCGAACAGCACCCTGCCGCTATTCCTGCAGAAGTTCCTGAGCTTCGGTGAGCTCTACACCGCACAGGTGGCCGCCGTGGCAACTATCGTGAGCATCCCCGTCGTCATCGCCGGTTGGATCGCTCAGAAGTCCCTTGTCCGTGGCCTATTGTTCGGAGCCGTGAAATGA
- a CDS encoding carbohydrate ABC transporter permease produces MATKTRSAITKPPLMPRAERWKRRGPLLPALVFTLLLTQIPFVFTLVFSTQRWLLLSGNDSEFRGVENYVAVVQDEVFWKSVGNTIVMTVGTTLACLVIGLLVAIFMNHSFPGRGIARTLAITPFFVMPVAVTLFWKSAMFDPSFGLFGFIARSLGLPPVSWLSEHPMAALIILLTWRFVPFAMLILVAGLQSAPQDQLEAAQMDGAGIWRRFTNVTLPHLRPFIELAALLLAMNLIQTFGEIAMLTAGGPAYGTTNITYYIYLKAFNAFDFGMASALGIVSLILTIALILPMLRLLSGIFRTEGRR; encoded by the coding sequence ATGGCCACCAAAACCCGCTCCGCCATCACCAAACCGCCGCTGATGCCGCGGGCCGAACGCTGGAAGCGCCGCGGCCCCCTCCTCCCGGCCCTCGTCTTCACCCTCCTGCTCACGCAGATCCCGTTCGTCTTCACCCTGGTCTTCAGCACCCAGCGTTGGTTGCTCCTCAGCGGCAACGACAGCGAGTTCCGCGGCGTGGAGAACTATGTCGCCGTCGTCCAGGACGAGGTGTTCTGGAAGTCCGTCGGCAACACCATCGTCATGACCGTTGGCACGACCCTGGCCTGTCTGGTCATCGGCCTCCTCGTCGCGATCTTCATGAACCACTCGTTCCCCGGCAGGGGAATCGCGCGTACTCTCGCCATCACACCGTTCTTCGTGATGCCGGTCGCGGTGACGCTGTTCTGGAAGTCGGCGATGTTCGACCCCAGCTTCGGGCTGTTCGGGTTCATCGCACGCTCTCTCGGACTGCCGCCGGTGTCATGGCTGTCCGAGCACCCGATGGCCGCGCTCATCATCTTGCTGACGTGGCGCTTCGTCCCGTTCGCCATGCTCATCCTCGTCGCCGGACTCCAGTCCGCACCGCAAGACCAGCTCGAAGCCGCGCAGATGGACGGTGCCGGCATCTGGCGCCGCTTCACGAACGTGACCCTCCCGCACCTCCGGCCGTTCATCGAGCTCGCAGCCCTGCTGCTCGCGATGAACCTCATCCAGACGTTCGGCGAGATCGCGATGCTCACCGCCGGTGGACCCGCATACGGCACGACGAACATCACCTATTACATCTACCTCAAGGCGTTCAACGCGTTCGATTTCGGCATGGCATCCGCTCTGGGCATCGTCTCGCTGATCCTCACCATCGCGCTGATCCTGCCGATGCTGCGACTTCTGTCGGGCATCTTCCGAACGGAGGGACGGCGATGA
- a CDS encoding ABC transporter substrate-binding protein has protein sequence MAHINLKRGIAGLGIAAITAGLLAGCSTGDSGGGADGEITINVALAANPQMKTAESLISDFEEKNPGIKVTFTTLPENELRPAVTKDVATKAGQFDVAMIGSYEVPIWADRGWIVPLDDYAEEDADWNEADLLEPIKNIVSKDDVLYASPFYGSSSFLFYRKDLAEKAGVTISETPTWEEVQAAAAAMEDEAAGISGLCLRGLPGWGQNLAAVTTVINTFGGSWFNEDWEPQLTSPETKEAVQFYVDSLRDYGQPDAAKDGWEGCLQQFSQGKTAIWYDDTVFAGSALDQATPEVEPNIAFAMAPTGPADLASGWLWSWGLGITESSKNKDAAWKFISWVTSEDYIKLAGEEAGWDSIPPGSRASTYEIPEYLEAANRYADLTVKSIEAADPLQPTVDPVPYTGVQYVQIPEFVEIGDFVSQQIAGAISGTQTVDEALEKSQEYALKAVTDAGYLK, from the coding sequence GTGGCGCACATCAATCTGAAGCGAGGCATCGCTGGGCTCGGCATCGCTGCCATCACGGCCGGCTTGCTCGCTGGATGTTCCACCGGGGACAGCGGGGGCGGTGCAGATGGAGAGATCACCATCAACGTCGCTCTGGCCGCCAACCCGCAGATGAAGACGGCGGAGTCGCTCATCTCGGACTTCGAGGAGAAGAACCCCGGCATCAAGGTCACGTTCACCACGCTGCCCGAGAACGAGCTTCGCCCCGCAGTCACGAAGGACGTGGCAACCAAAGCCGGCCAGTTCGATGTCGCGATGATCGGCAGCTACGAGGTTCCGATCTGGGCCGACCGCGGCTGGATCGTGCCGCTCGACGACTACGCCGAGGAAGACGCCGACTGGAACGAGGCAGACCTCCTCGAGCCCATCAAGAACATCGTGTCCAAGGACGACGTCCTCTACGCCTCGCCGTTCTACGGCTCCTCGTCCTTCCTCTTCTACCGCAAGGATCTTGCGGAGAAGGCCGGCGTCACCATCAGCGAGACCCCGACCTGGGAGGAAGTCCAGGCCGCGGCCGCAGCGATGGAGGACGAGGCAGCCGGAATCTCCGGTCTGTGTCTTCGCGGACTTCCAGGATGGGGTCAGAACCTCGCCGCTGTCACCACTGTCATCAACACCTTCGGCGGCAGCTGGTTCAACGAGGACTGGGAGCCGCAGCTGACCAGCCCGGAGACGAAGGAAGCCGTCCAGTTCTACGTGGACAGCCTCCGCGACTACGGCCAGCCCGACGCTGCCAAGGATGGCTGGGAGGGCTGCTTGCAGCAGTTCAGCCAGGGCAAGACCGCCATCTGGTACGACGACACCGTGTTCGCCGGTTCCGCACTCGACCAGGCGACGCCTGAGGTGGAGCCGAACATCGCCTTCGCGATGGCTCCGACCGGACCCGCCGACCTGGCGTCCGGGTGGCTGTGGTCGTGGGGCCTCGGAATCACCGAGTCGAGCAAGAACAAGGACGCCGCGTGGAAGTTCATCTCCTGGGTCACCAGCGAGGACTACATCAAGCTCGCCGGTGAGGAAGCAGGGTGGGACTCCATCCCTCCCGGCTCCCGGGCATCCACCTACGAGATCCCGGAGTACCTCGAGGCGGCCAACCGATACGCGGACCTCACCGTGAAGTCCATCGAAGCGGCCGACCCGCTGCAGCCGACCGTGGACCCGGTGCCCTACACCGGCGTGCAGTACGTCCAAATCCCGGAGTTCGTCGAGATCGGAGACTTCGTCTCCCAGCAGATCGCAGGTGCCATCAGCGGCACCCAGACGGTCGATGAGGCGCTGGAGAAGAGCCAGGAGTACGCACTCAAGGCCGTCACCGACGCCGGTTACCTGAAGTAG
- a CDS encoding GntR family transcriptional regulator, giving the protein MFAATPEETSGWTLQDTDGFLEYQLRHGRTGVRTEVVDAGFIAPPSHVAEALRVPEGTDVFALKRVRYLDGEIALFSTNWFPRQIGDVVAGATDVLDGSGSLNSTLRQAGHTLNSAQRVIHALSAPPEVAENLKVADDQAVLRIRSRSWDQNDVLFDYYETWVLTDVVPLEVKVAAAN; this is encoded by the coding sequence GTGTTCGCCGCGACTCCTGAGGAGACCAGCGGCTGGACGCTGCAGGACACCGATGGCTTCCTGGAGTATCAGCTCCGCCATGGGCGTACAGGCGTCCGCACGGAGGTGGTCGACGCCGGTTTCATCGCGCCGCCTTCACACGTGGCAGAGGCGCTGCGCGTACCGGAGGGTACCGACGTGTTCGCGCTGAAGCGCGTGCGCTACCTCGACGGCGAGATCGCACTGTTCAGCACCAACTGGTTCCCCCGCCAGATCGGCGATGTCGTCGCGGGAGCGACAGATGTCCTCGACGGTTCCGGTTCGTTGAACAGCACCCTCCGCCAGGCTGGCCACACGCTGAACAGCGCCCAGCGCGTAATCCACGCACTCTCCGCGCCGCCAGAGGTCGCGGAGAACCTGAAGGTCGCTGATGACCAGGCGGTGCTCCGCATCCGCTCACGTTCGTGGGATCAGAACGATGTCCTGTTCGATTACTACGAGACCTGGGTCCTCACCGACGTCGTTCCACTCGAAGTGAAGGTGGCGGCTGCGAACTGA
- a CDS encoding FGGY family carbohydrate kinase, with product MSGNRRLSVACGVDIGSTNVKVIALDSAGHIVARASRPTPRDEEQLSIDAAVLFASIEEMLVEVCGDRFLLAAVSCSGVGEDGVLVDERLRPLTQALAWFDPRRHRIFRALRPSLGSDESFDAESDAVRTLVGWAWARVQAVQGEARSWVAIADFAGALWSGSAFMSDTLASRTGAWRSLDRRWAEDRVMLTLGATDLLPPVVPSGSVVGHLDSPTLRAADVLDPEALVVAGGHDHPIGGWAADQLAPGAVLDSMGTAEVVVAQSPNGRIDRASHLEVAPGILSSGTTLLRVEELSRNLNWAAQDPDVAVAIRTLMDGAMEPAPVLDSGYFVPGTRGGQLPSYALDAPKDPHARASAVLGALAHLGRDAVGAVLGGSDAPVKCGLPVDGCARRVG from the coding sequence GTGAGTGGGAATCGCCGCCTCTCTGTCGCATGCGGCGTGGACATCGGCTCGACCAACGTCAAGGTCATCGCGCTCGACTCCGCGGGCCACATCGTGGCACGCGCGAGCAGGCCGACGCCTCGTGACGAAGAGCAGCTGTCCATCGACGCGGCGGTGCTCTTCGCGTCTATCGAAGAGATGCTCGTCGAGGTGTGCGGCGACCGGTTCCTCCTTGCAGCCGTGAGCTGCTCCGGCGTGGGCGAGGACGGAGTCCTCGTGGACGAACGTCTGCGACCGCTTACCCAAGCCCTCGCATGGTTCGACCCGCGTCGGCATCGCATCTTCCGTGCGCTCCGTCCGTCCCTCGGTTCCGATGAGAGCTTCGACGCGGAAAGCGACGCCGTGCGCACGCTCGTCGGATGGGCATGGGCGCGCGTGCAGGCCGTGCAAGGTGAAGCCCGCAGTTGGGTGGCCATCGCAGACTTCGCCGGCGCGCTGTGGAGCGGTTCCGCCTTCATGAGCGACACCCTCGCATCGCGCACCGGTGCGTGGCGCTCACTCGACCGCCGCTGGGCAGAAGATCGCGTCATGCTCACCCTCGGCGCCACTGACCTTCTACCGCCTGTCGTGCCATCAGGCAGCGTCGTGGGGCACCTTGATTCACCTACGCTGAGGGCGGCGGACGTGCTTGATCCTGAGGCGCTGGTGGTCGCCGGCGGTCATGACCATCCCATTGGTGGATGGGCTGCGGATCAGCTCGCGCCAGGAGCTGTGCTCGATTCGATGGGTACGGCTGAGGTCGTCGTTGCGCAGTCACCGAATGGGCGCATCGATCGCGCCAGTCACCTTGAAGTCGCACCTGGCATCCTGTCCTCGGGGACAACACTGCTCAGAGTCGAAGAACTCTCACGGAATCTCAACTGGGCTGCTCAGGACCCCGACGTTGCGGTCGCCATCAGGACGCTCATGGATGGTGCCATGGAGCCCGCGCCCGTGCTCGACTCCGGGTACTTCGTACCCGGGACGAGGGGAGGCCAGCTGCCTTCTTACGCTCTCGACGCGCCCAAGGACCCGCATGCGCGGGCATCCGCCGTGCTCGGCGCGTTGGCTCACCTCGGCCGAGACGCCGTAGGCGCCGTTCTCGGGGGCTCGGACGCCCCAGTGAAGTGCGGCTTGCCGGTGGATGGGTGCGCGCGGCGGGTTGGTTGA
- a CDS encoding FGGY family carbohydrate kinase: MTLVAGIDSSTQSCKVTVRDLETGAQLREGKASHPADTIVHPDRWWDALLTAVRRAGGLDDVVAISVSGQQHTPIFLDARGAVVCSSPLWNDVGSHSHMMDLNREVGRDEWIRRTGLPLTLSDTVTKLRWLRDTDAESAHRTAAVAVVHDWLTWRLMGYGPEAGGIERLTTDRSEASGTGYWSGETEEYTEDLFEHALGKRAILPQVLGPHDRAGLTASGIPGIPSGIPIGVGSGDNAAAAVALGIAQGDVVLSLGTSGVVYTRSATPVHDYAGYVCSYADATGDHLPLVATLNAARNFDVGANLLGCTYDELSDLALQARPGAEGLTLLPFFEGERTPDLPHARASLHAASLSNFTRANFARAVIEGTLATQVAMLEPLSACDIHAERLLLIGGAAQSAAVQTVLTQMVEMPVVVPELDEYVTKGAAMQAAAALNGEFPEWVVAVAELPRTGHEPQIEEQHTDAMRSMGYLTPVVETA, from the coding sequence ATGACCCTTGTCGCCGGCATCGACTCATCCACGCAGAGTTGCAAGGTCACCGTCCGGGACCTGGAGACGGGGGCGCAGCTACGCGAAGGCAAGGCGTCACACCCCGCCGATACCATCGTGCACCCGGACCGGTGGTGGGATGCGCTTCTCACCGCGGTGCGCAGGGCGGGCGGCTTGGACGATGTCGTGGCCATCTCCGTCAGCGGGCAGCAGCACACGCCCATCTTCCTCGATGCCCGTGGAGCGGTCGTCTGCTCGTCACCGCTGTGGAACGATGTCGGGTCCCATTCGCACATGATGGACCTGAACCGGGAAGTCGGACGCGATGAATGGATCCGCCGTACCGGCCTGCCTCTCACGCTCTCCGACACCGTGACCAAACTCCGGTGGCTCCGGGACACAGATGCCGAGTCCGCTCATCGCACGGCAGCCGTCGCCGTCGTCCACGACTGGTTGACCTGGCGCCTGATGGGATACGGCCCCGAAGCCGGAGGCATCGAACGCCTCACGACGGATCGCTCCGAAGCGAGTGGCACCGGGTACTGGTCGGGGGAGACCGAGGAGTACACCGAGGACCTGTTCGAACACGCGCTCGGGAAACGTGCCATCCTGCCTCAGGTTCTCGGACCCCATGACCGCGCAGGCCTGACCGCATCCGGGATTCCCGGCATCCCTTCCGGAATCCCCATCGGAGTAGGCAGCGGCGACAATGCCGCAGCTGCTGTCGCCCTGGGAATCGCGCAGGGCGACGTCGTCCTCTCGCTCGGCACATCGGGGGTCGTCTACACCCGCTCCGCCACCCCGGTGCACGACTACGCCGGCTACGTGTGCAGCTACGCCGATGCCACAGGCGACCACCTTCCTCTCGTGGCCACGCTGAACGCGGCCCGGAACTTCGATGTCGGCGCGAATCTCCTCGGCTGCACCTACGACGAGCTCTCGGATCTCGCCCTCCAAGCCCGCCCCGGGGCGGAGGGTCTGACGCTTCTGCCTTTCTTCGAAGGAGAGCGCACCCCCGACCTTCCGCATGCCCGCGCGTCCTTGCATGCTGCGTCGTTGTCGAACTTCACTCGCGCCAACTTCGCACGCGCGGTCATCGAAGGAACACTCGCCACCCAGGTAGCGATGCTCGAACCGCTCTCGGCATGCGACATTCACGCTGAGCGCCTCCTCCTCATCGGAGGTGCAGCCCAAAGTGCCGCGGTGCAGACGGTCCTCACGCAGATGGTGGAGATGCCGGTCGTGGTCCCCGAGCTCGACGAGTACGTGACCAAGGGGGCGGCGATGCAGGCCGCCGCGGCGCTCAACGGAGAGTTCCCCGAGTGGGTGGTCGCGGTGGCCGAGCTTCCCCGAACGGGTCATGAACCGCAGATCGAGGAGCAGCACACGGACGCGATGCGGTCGATGGGCTACCTCACTCCGGTGGTCGAGACCGCGTGA
- a CDS encoding FGGY-family carbohydrate kinase, which yields MLSAITVDIGTTSVKLCVFDDEARLLASARQPTPVHRDEWAEIYDIEGLTELITGFIGGLEAWQRALVKRIAITGVGESGGLVLPDLRLASPMILWHDHRGARYFSVLTPEQRARIYEVTGLPVNANYGLSKVAWALDSAGGNAPGAVWLNIAEYVAGLMTGERYAEHTLASRTLALDLTTREWSGEVCGFVGIDPAVFPMLRSARDGVAVTTAFAHSTGLSADVLVHVAGHDHMVGGVGADLRDGDLLNSTGTTEGLLFTSSSPHLSPDARRAKLANGIACGGEGYTLFASIPTGGSAFATLQSILGLDGEQLTGQIDLLHQKYLSGDIDITRTPLVLPQFRGAPPPTKNAAARGIITGLRTDTELSEVIFGAFLGMVLQYRDVLDLFPTTARQVKVIGPASKNPLWLQLKADLLATPLSVSAFPEVVSRGAQALASAARADWVQTAPFDVHPDAERSARLEAWFDGVRRQWEYVKGFPA from the coding sequence GTGCTCTCCGCTATCACCGTCGACATCGGAACGACCAGCGTCAAGCTGTGCGTCTTCGACGACGAGGCGCGTCTACTCGCCTCTGCGCGGCAACCGACGCCCGTGCACAGGGATGAGTGGGCCGAGATCTACGACATCGAAGGCCTGACCGAGCTCATCACGGGTTTCATCGGAGGCCTCGAGGCCTGGCAACGCGCACTCGTGAAACGCATCGCCATCACCGGTGTCGGCGAGTCCGGGGGACTGGTGCTCCCGGACCTGCGCCTGGCCTCGCCCATGATCCTCTGGCACGACCATCGCGGAGCACGCTACTTCAGCGTGCTCACCCCGGAGCAGCGCGCTCGAATCTATGAGGTCACCGGCCTCCCCGTGAACGCGAACTATGGCCTGTCGAAGGTCGCATGGGCGCTCGACAGCGCAGGAGGCAACGCACCCGGTGCGGTGTGGCTGAACATCGCCGAGTACGTCGCCGGGCTGATGACCGGCGAACGGTACGCAGAACACACTCTCGCGAGCCGCACTCTCGCCCTCGACCTCACCACGAGGGAGTGGTCAGGCGAGGTCTGCGGTTTCGTGGGCATCGACCCCGCAGTCTTCCCCATGTTGCGCTCTGCGCGTGATGGCGTCGCCGTCACCACCGCATTCGCGCACTCGACTGGACTATCGGCCGACGTGCTCGTACACGTCGCTGGCCACGATCACATGGTCGGAGGCGTCGGAGCAGATCTCCGTGATGGAGACCTGCTGAACTCCACGGGCACCACCGAGGGACTGCTCTTCACCTCCTCCTCGCCACACCTGAGTCCGGATGCACGGCGCGCAAAGCTGGCCAACGGCATCGCGTGCGGTGGCGAGGGCTACACGCTGTTCGCGTCGATCCCCACCGGAGGATCTGCGTTCGCCACCTTGCAAAGCATCCTCGGACTCGACGGTGAGCAGCTGACGGGCCAGATCGACCTCCTGCACCAGAAGTACCTGTCCGGGGATATTGACATCACGCGCACGCCCCTCGTGCTTCCACAGTTCCGGGGCGCTCCACCGCCCACGAAGAACGCTGCGGCACGCGGGATCATCACCGGGCTGCGGACGGACACTGAGCTGTCGGAGGTCATCTTCGGAGCCTTCCTCGGCATGGTGCTGCAGTATAGGGACGTCCTCGATCTGTTCCCCACGACCGCGCGACAGGTGAAGGTCATCGGACCCGCGAGCAAGAACCCACTCTGGCTGCAGCTCAAGGCAGACCTCCTCGCCACTCCCCTCAGCGTCTCCGCATTCCCCGAGGTCGTCTCACGGGGCGCTCAGGCACTGGCGTCGGCGGCACGCGCCGATTGGGTGCAGACCGCACCATTCGACGTGCATCCCGACGCCGAGCGCTCCGCCCGCCTCGAGGCGTGGTTCGACGGAGTACGCAGGCAGTGGGAGTACGTGAAGGGCTTCCCCGCATGA
- a CDS encoding class II fructose-bisphosphate aldolase: MPLVSGFDVIEQCTSRGLVAGAFNTTNIETTMGIVDAIERVGVPTFVQVAPTNVALSGYEYIYDMVSRRLEKTKVPVALHLDHGKNLQAVQDSLAADFTSVMIDTSEEEYEENVHLSAKAREIAPADVSVEAELGAIGGKEDEIGPDEASGTSPEQVADFVARTKCDMLAVSVGNVHGYAPDARIDFDLLRRVQEQSSVPLVIHGGSGLPVEQFARFHEFGVVKVNIASDLRNAMIRTFGEAYVANPHEHSLIKVSRNAVTAIADVVERRIRQFNPSVK, translated from the coding sequence ATGCCACTGGTAAGCGGCTTCGACGTCATCGAGCAGTGCACCTCCCGCGGCCTCGTCGCGGGAGCATTCAACACGACGAACATCGAGACGACGATGGGCATCGTCGACGCCATCGAGCGTGTGGGGGTTCCGACCTTCGTTCAGGTCGCGCCCACGAACGTCGCCCTCTCCGGCTACGAGTACATCTACGACATGGTGTCCCGTCGTCTGGAGAAGACGAAGGTCCCGGTCGCTCTTCATCTCGACCATGGCAAGAACCTGCAGGCGGTCCAGGACTCGCTCGCTGCGGACTTCACCTCCGTGATGATCGACACCTCCGAGGAAGAGTACGAGGAGAACGTCCACCTCTCCGCGAAGGCCCGAGAGATCGCACCCGCCGATGTCTCCGTCGAGGCCGAGCTCGGAGCCATCGGCGGCAAGGAAGACGAGATCGGGCCCGACGAGGCGTCCGGTACCAGCCCCGAACAGGTCGCAGACTTCGTCGCCCGCACGAAGTGCGACATGCTCGCTGTCTCGGTCGGCAACGTGCACGGCTACGCGCCTGACGCGCGCATCGACTTCGACCTGCTCCGCCGGGTGCAGGAGCAAAGCTCGGTCCCGCTCGTCATCCACGGAGGCTCCGGCCTTCCCGTCGAGCAGTTCGCCCGATTCCACGAGTTCGGCGTCGTCAAGGTCAACATCGCCAGTGACCTCCGCAACGCGATGATCCGCACCTTCGGGGAGGCGTACGTGGCAAACCCCCACGAGCACTCTCTCATCAAGGTGTCGCGCAATGCGGTGACCGCCATCGCGGATGTCGTCGAGCGTCGCATTCGCCAGTTCAACCCGTCTGTCAAGTAG